One genomic window of Halolamina sediminis includes the following:
- a CDS encoding ABC transporter ATP-binding protein, whose product MSAPAVDLRRITKQFPGVLANDEVDLTVERGSVHALLGENGAGKTTLMNVLYGLYQPTDGTVVVDGEERTFDSPRDAIDAGIGMIHQHFMLVEPMTVTQNVVLGDEPRKWGGLAVDREAAREAVAELADRYGFDVDPEATVGDLSVGERQRIEILKALYRGADILILDEPTAVLTPQEVEELFDVFDELTEAGKTIIFISHKLREVTAAADEVTVLRDGRNVGTVETSGVDDTELAEMMVGREVLFDTQKSPVEAGSIGLAARDLVVEDDRGVRAVDDVDIEVAEGEVFGIAGVDGNGQSELVEAITGLRTPAGGRIYLGDEEVTDASRRHRIESGMAYVPEDRQARGLVMSYDLTENGLLGSQRDPQFADGGRIRWDDAAAHAESIVEEYDVRPADAGATAESLSGGNQQKFIVGREFARNPDAVVASHPTRGVDVGSVEFIHDRLLELREDGAAVLLVSSKLDEVRSLSDRLGVMHDGELVAVVDPAEVTEEQLGLLMAGEEPDDVPRASRRNGGEQ is encoded by the coding sequence ATGAGCGCGCCAGCGGTCGACCTCAGACGGATCACCAAACAGTTCCCGGGCGTCCTCGCGAACGACGAGGTCGACCTCACCGTCGAACGTGGGAGCGTCCACGCCCTCCTCGGCGAGAACGGGGCGGGCAAGACGACCCTGATGAACGTTCTCTACGGCCTCTATCAGCCCACCGACGGCACCGTCGTCGTCGACGGTGAGGAGCGGACGTTCGACTCCCCCCGGGACGCGATCGACGCCGGCATCGGCATGATTCACCAGCACTTCATGCTCGTGGAGCCGATGACCGTGACCCAGAACGTCGTGCTCGGCGACGAGCCCCGGAAGTGGGGCGGGCTCGCGGTCGATCGCGAGGCCGCCCGCGAGGCGGTCGCCGAGCTCGCCGACCGCTACGGGTTCGACGTGGACCCCGAGGCGACCGTCGGCGACCTCTCGGTAGGCGAGCGACAGCGCATCGAGATCCTGAAGGCGCTGTACCGCGGCGCCGACATCCTGATCCTCGACGAGCCCACGGCGGTGCTGACGCCACAGGAGGTAGAGGAGCTGTTCGACGTGTTCGACGAACTCACCGAGGCCGGGAAGACGATCATCTTCATCAGCCACAAGCTGCGCGAGGTGACTGCCGCCGCCGACGAGGTGACCGTCCTCCGGGACGGGAGAAACGTCGGCACCGTCGAGACCAGCGGGGTCGACGACACCGAGCTCGCGGAGATGATGGTCGGCCGCGAGGTGCTGTTCGACACGCAGAAATCGCCCGTCGAGGCGGGCTCGATCGGCCTCGCCGCGCGCGACCTGGTCGTCGAGGACGACCGCGGGGTCCGCGCCGTCGACGACGTCGATATCGAGGTCGCCGAGGGCGAGGTGTTCGGGATCGCCGGCGTCGACGGCAACGGCCAGTCCGAACTAGTCGAGGCGATTACGGGGCTGCGGACCCCCGCCGGGGGCCGGATCTATCTCGGCGACGAGGAGGTGACCGACGCCTCCCGCCGGCACCGGATCGAGTCGGGGATGGCGTACGTCCCCGAGGACCGACAGGCCCGTGGGCTGGTGATGTCGTACGATCTGACCGAGAACGGCCTGCTCGGCAGCCAGCGGGACCCGCAGTTCGCCGACGGCGGCCGTATCCGCTGGGACGACGCGGCGGCTCACGCGGAGTCGATCGTCGAGGAGTACGACGTACGGCCCGCGGACGCGGGGGCGACCGCGGAGTCGCTCTCGGGCGGGAACCAACAGAAGTTCATCGTCGGGCGGGAGTTCGCCCGCAATCCCGATGCAGTCGTCGCCTCTCACCCGACCCGCGGCGTCGACGTGGGGAGCGTGGAGTTCATCCACGACCGGCTGCTCGAACTGCGAGAGGACGGGGCGGCGGTGCTGCTCGTCTCCTCGAAGCTCGACGAGGTCCGGAGCCTCTCGGACCGGCTGGGCGTGATGCACGACGGCGAACTGGTCGCGGTCGTCGATCCCGCCGAGGTCACCGAGGAACAGTTAGGGCTGCTGATGGCCGGGGAGGAGCCCGACGACGTACCACGCGCCTCCCGGCGGAACGGGGGTGAGCAATGA
- a CDS encoding ABC transporter permease, translating into MNPDRLPDPIAGVMDRLVDASAGERLLVSVAALITAILLGGVVTLVAGVFAECATPIAGPFCYNPLAVYRYLFLAPLFDSFVLQETLKNSALLLFTGLAVAVSFRAGLFNIGTQGQLVLGALAAALAAVWIGPAAPSGPVGGALIAVVAMVAGAVVGGLYAAIPGALKAYADANEVITTIMLNFVASDVAFFLVSAYFQKPGSGSVETRDVPAAARFGPELALVMAIGLTLLITYLLWGTAFGYDLRTAGIQPDAADYAGVDAKRMVVTSMTLSGMIGGLGGAVWVLMSVGRWVNGVPSLGFDGITVSVLASNNPLGVLFAGPLFGSMQAGSLSIDFQLGVPRQLVGVIRGLVILLVAMPEFFRTLGVRWGMGGGR; encoded by the coding sequence ATGAACCCCGACCGCCTGCCGGACCCGATCGCGGGCGTGATGGACCGGCTGGTCGACGCCTCGGCGGGCGAGCGCCTGCTCGTCAGCGTCGCCGCACTGATCACGGCGATCCTGCTCGGCGGGGTCGTCACGCTGGTCGCGGGCGTGTTCGCGGAGTGTGCCACACCGATCGCCGGTCCGTTCTGTTACAACCCACTCGCCGTGTACCGCTACCTGTTCCTTGCGCCGCTTTTCGACTCGTTCGTGCTGCAGGAGACGCTGAAGAACTCCGCGCTGCTTTTGTTCACGGGACTGGCCGTGGCCGTCTCGTTCCGTGCGGGGCTGTTCAACATCGGGACGCAGGGCCAGCTCGTGCTCGGCGCGCTCGCGGCCGCGCTCGCGGCGGTCTGGATCGGGCCGGCCGCGCCCTCGGGCCCCGTCGGCGGCGCGCTGATCGCGGTCGTCGCGATGGTCGCCGGCGCGGTCGTCGGCGGGCTCTACGCCGCGATCCCGGGCGCACTGAAGGCGTACGCCGACGCGAACGAGGTGATCACCACGATCATGCTCAACTTCGTCGCGAGCGACGTGGCCTTCTTCCTCGTCTCGGCGTACTTCCAGAAGCCCGGTAGCGGGAGCGTCGAGACGCGTGACGTGCCCGCGGCCGCGCGGTTCGGCCCGGAGCTGGCACTGGTGATGGCGATCGGCCTGACGCTGCTGATCACCTACCTGCTCTGGGGGACCGCGTTCGGCTACGACTTGCGGACCGCCGGCATCCAGCCCGACGCCGCGGACTACGCGGGCGTCGACGCCAAGCGCATGGTCGTTACGAGCATGACGCTCTCGGGAATGATCGGCGGCCTCGGCGGCGCGGTGTGGGTGCTGATGTCCGTCGGGCGCTGGGTCAACGGCGTCCCGTCGCTCGGCTTCGACGGGATCACGGTGTCGGTGCTCGCGAGCAACAACCCACTCGGCGTGCTGTTCGCCGGGCCGCTGTTCGGCTCGATGCAGGCGGGGAGCCTCTCGATCGACTTCCAACTGGGCGTGCCCAGACAGCTCGTCGGCGTCATTCGGGGGCTAGTGATCCTCCTGG